One part of the Amphiura filiformis chromosome 5, Afil_fr2py, whole genome shotgun sequence genome encodes these proteins:
- the LOC140153544 gene encoding uncharacterized protein, with protein sequence MDLIKTVRTVKIIAALTKPPKVAEDHADIIKPQTVSFHKDAANSINIDFANQPTNPEHREHTAPINETSLYLAATYVIDAKYNRNFQFKTDLRSLRLYHLYNQRILSWMLYFFVILNLLLAMFEKPAIPGWEIPYWGTMLLEVACMCYYTFRLVHNYSFSSERLWWKDAKHLVVIGIIALTILDMIIYIFVAQFAGAHVAVRGSRVLRPLLLINFPEMRLLRQAVRNIRRTLPEIINVLILLFMIIALFALLGRELFKYDGLNYINGDDGYFLDYFKNVWDLYVLVTTANSPDIMMPAYDENPWYMLFFIIFVMLCNYIFIGIFLAVIYKNYRMHLKNEVQRSVFMKRRKLAKAWDIVKVWKDNCFVLPWKRFCILLQQVEPKRSLSQIRLIWRVLDEDSDDFVSKREFLKVVDLLNVELLEIKDQQPFFQRWMPTCFNSKLSTIVRTIVKHRGFRWTFDTIIIINAILIGLDIDEAEWFFLSIFTVEILLRMYAIGFKAYFRNPWDLFDFTVITAAWVASIFEVIAEKKEFTEYTLDFLLVLRVLRLVRIPANLERFQVIIATLSNIGPAIVTFGGVIFVIYYVFAIIGMELYAGLFDYYGYEDDPVFLPFCGNKKLEGSDFYRDHYCNNNFNDVVKAFIVLFELTVVNQWHVISEGFVIITNAAARVYFIFFHMTVVIVIINIFIAFVLEIFMVEFSLSQSVHESALKKKIQELGLLATEEDDPGYISKPVVEDAVTIVDAMEEAEPKDTGLRFRLGERTRTVTVSLQNMFEGEIDAEYMGPEDADENNPNIEAQPDTLTLHSVA encoded by the exons ATGGATCTCATAAAAACTGTCAGAACAGTAAAGATTATAGCGGCCTTAACGAAGCCACCCAAGGTTGCAGAGGACCATGCAGATATTATCAAACCACAGACTGTTAGTTTCCATAAGGATGCCGCGAATTCCATCAATATAGATTTCGCTAATCAACCGACGAACCCTGAACATAGGGAACACACAGCACCTATCAATGAAACG TCATTATATTTAGCAGCAACCTACGTCATAGATGCCAAATACAATAGAAATTTCCAATTCAAAACTGATCTTAGGAGCCTTAG ATTATACCATTTGTACAACCAACGTATTTTATCATGGATGTTGTATTTCTTTGTTATATTAAACCTTCTGCTAGCAATGTTCGAAAAGCCCGCCATTCCGGGCTGGGAAATACCGTATTGG GGTACAATGCTATTAGAGGTAGCCTGTATGTGCTATTATACCTTCAGATTGGTACACAACTATTCCTTCTCTTCAGAGAGGCTCTGGTGGAAAGACGCTAAGCATCTCGTCGTCATCGGAATCATTGCT CTTACCATCCTTGATATGATCATCTACATCTTTGTGGCACAATTTGCAGGAGCACACGTTGCCGTCAGGGGTTCAAGGGTTCTCAGACCTCTTCTTCTAATAAATTTTCCCGAAATGAGACTG TTACGGCAAGCTGTAAGGAACATACGACGAACCCTTCCTGAGATCATCAATGTGCTCATTCTTCTATTCATGATTATTGCACTGTTTGCTCTTCTGGGACGAGAACTCTTTAAATACGA tgGTTTAAATTACATCAACGGTGATGATGGTTATTTCCTCGACTATTTTAAAAACGTATGGGATCTCTATGTATTAGTTACTACGGCCAACAGCCCAGATATCAT GATGCCAGCGTATGACGAAAACCCGTGGTATATGCTGTTCTTTATCATATTTGTAATGTTGTGCAATTATATATTCATCGGTATTTTTCTTGCTGTCATATACAAGAACTATCGGATGCATCTCAAG AATGAAGTACAAAGATCTGTATTTATGAAGCGGCGTAAACTTGCCAAAGCATGGGACATCGTCAAAGTGTGGAAGGATAATTGTTTTGTGTTACCTTGGAAACGGTTCTGCATATTACTCCAGCAAGTGGAACCCAAACGAAGCCTGAGCCAAATCAGGTTAATATGGCGTGTGCTGGATGAAGACTCAGATGACTTTGTCA GCAAAAGGGAATTTTTGAAGGTGGTTGACCTTCTCAACGTAGAGCTACTTGAAATCAAAGACCAGCAGCCGTTTTTCCAGAGATGGATGCCAACATGCTTCAACTCAAAACTTAGTACAATAGTACGAACAATAGTAAAACACAG AGGCTTTCGTTGGACGTTTGACACAATCATCATAATCAATGCCATTCTGATTGGTCTTGATATTGACGAGGCGGAATGGTTCTTCTTGTCCATATTCACCGTGGAAATCTTATTACGAATGTACGCTATAGGATTCAAGGCTTACTTCAGGAATCCCTGGGACTT ATTTGATTTTACGGTAATTACTGCAGCTTGGGTGGCTAGTATATTTGAAGTTATCGCGGAAAAGA AGGAATTCACAGAGTACACTTTAGATTTCCTACTTGTTCTTCGAGTCTTACGATTGGTCAGAATTCCCGCAAATCTCGAGAG ATTTCAGGTTATAATTGCAACATTAAGCAACATCGGACCAGCTATAGTTACTTTTGGAGGGGTGATATTT GTAATATATTACGTGTTCGCCATTATTGGAATGGAACTTTACGCCGGACTCTTCGATTATTACGGCTATGAAGATGACCCTGTATTCCTTCCTTTTTGTGGGAATAAGAAACTAGAAGGTTCAGATTTTTATCGAGACCACTACTGCAACAATAACTTCAACGACGTCGTGAAGGCTTTCATTGTTCTCTTCGAACTTACTGTTGTTAATCAATGGCATG TTATCAGTGAAGGATTTGTAATTATCACGAATGCTGCTGCAAGGGTCTACTTTATCTTCTTCCACATGACTGTCGTTATTGTCATTATCAA TATCTTCATTGCATTTGTACTGGAAATATTCATGGTAGAATTTTCACTGTCTCAGAGTGTTCATGAAAGTGCTCTAAAGAAGAAAATACAAGAACTGGGACTTCTGGCGACTGA AGAGGATGATCCAGGCTATATCAGTAAACCAGTGGTGGAAGATGCAGTTACGATAGTAGATGCAATGGAAGAAGCTGAACCAAAGGACACAGGCCTCCGATTCAGGCTGGGGGAAA gaacaaGAACTGTTACTGTTTCTCTTCAGAATATGTTTGAAGGAGAGATTGATGCTGAATATATGGGTCCAGAAGACGCAGACGAAAATAACCCCAATATTGAGGCACAGCCGGACACTCTTACTTTACACAGTGTGGCTTAG